From a region of the Haloferax volcanii DS2 genome:
- a CDS encoding DUF5813 family protein, with the protein MSEDDIPGRVRRAFGDHGSFERVDDRTFESVTTPFDGTVGVAAQDSGRVEFDVEVRVPMLSAVADDVAPVVEDGWYETFELRLEDVNGVVAGDHDLDPNVTLAGDEAVVRASFADINERRGVDDAGAVIDYVEGTFVEGIIPGYDYGEPVTSLIQNAKDAAGAGF; encoded by the coding sequence ATGAGCGAAGACGACATCCCCGGTCGAGTCCGCCGCGCGTTCGGCGACCACGGGTCGTTCGAGCGGGTCGATGACCGAACCTTCGAGTCCGTGACGACGCCGTTCGACGGCACCGTCGGCGTCGCGGCGCAGGACAGCGGCCGCGTCGAGTTCGACGTGGAGGTGCGCGTCCCGATGCTCTCGGCGGTCGCAGACGACGTGGCCCCCGTGGTCGAAGACGGCTGGTACGAGACGTTCGAACTCCGCCTCGAAGACGTAAACGGCGTCGTCGCCGGCGACCACGACCTCGACCCCAACGTGACTCTCGCGGGCGACGAGGCGGTCGTTCGGGCGAGCTTTGCCGACATCAACGAGCGCCGCGGCGTCGACGACGCCGGCGCGGTCATCGACTACGTCGAAGGTACGTTCGTCGAGGGCATCATCCCCGGCTACGACTACGGCGAACCGGTGACGAGCCTCATTCAGAACGCGAAAGACGCCGCCGGCGCAGGATTCTGA
- a CDS encoding Lrp/AsnC ligand binding domain-containing protein — MVYAYVMVKAAPVSDGIDQLKQDLLAVSDGIVSAHIVAGDVDFIVKVEVDSPADVKGIAGGIQSVAGIEDTQTYIAMD, encoded by the coding sequence ATGGTCTACGCCTACGTCATGGTCAAGGCCGCGCCCGTCTCCGACGGCATCGACCAGTTGAAACAGGATCTCTTGGCCGTCTCCGACGGCATCGTCAGCGCGCACATCGTCGCCGGCGACGTGGACTTCATCGTGAAAGTCGAGGTGGACTCGCCCGCCGACGTGAAGGGCATCGCCGGTGGCATCCAGTCGGTGGCGGGCATCGAAGACACCCAGACGTACATCGCGATGGACTGA